The Juglans microcarpa x Juglans regia isolate MS1-56 chromosome 2S, Jm3101_v1.0, whole genome shotgun sequence genome has a window encoding:
- the LOC121251660 gene encoding transcription factor MYB123-like has translation MEIIILDKTKAISIAVKQRKHSIFRHTCISAQMGRSPCCAKEGLNRGAWTAQEDRILTEYIKVHGEGKWRNMPRRAGLRRCGKSCRLRWLNYLRPDIKRGNISPDEDELIIRLHKLLGNRWSLIAGRLPGRTDNEIKNYWNTNLGRKVQDQYKSTDPTRKISTKKTNESNHKPPNINLCQKNASVPSPSKTNSNVVWTKAFKCSKVCMSPQPEPSKDEHSDTKVAGPAIDSDRPFDKPRVEVDNCKASSAFGCRENIQTSEFVMDPNMGELDFSDLINSYFPDSCGLEYSNDNNHELPQHLDQSLMFSDEMLPHDWTIMSNYVQPSMAPDFHCLASILDSKGE, from the exons atggaaattattattttggacaAAACTAAAGCTATAAGTATTGCTGTAAAGCAGAGGAAACATTCAATATTCAGGCATACGTGCATCTCTGCCCAGATGGGGAGAAGCCCTTGTTGTGCTAAAGAGGGCTTGAACAGAGGTGCTTGGACTGCTCAAGAAGACAGAATTCTGACTGAATACATCAAAGTACATGGAGAAGGAAAATGGAGAAACATGCCCAGAAGAGCAG GATTGAGAAGATGTGGTAAGAGCTGCAGGCTTCGCTGGTTGAATTACCTGAGACCAGACATCAAAAGAGGTAACATCTCACCAGATGAAGATGAACTCATCATTAGGCTTCACAAACTCTTGGGGaacag ATGGTCTCTAATAGCTGGGAGGCTTCCAGGGCGAACAGACAATGAAATAAAGAACTACTGGAACACAAATCTAGGCAGAAAAGTTCAAGACCAGTACAAAAGCACTGATCCAACTCGAAAGATTTCAACAAAAAAGACTAATGAGAGCAATCACAAACCCCCCAACATCAACCTGTGCCAGAAGAACGCATCAGTGCCATCGCCATCAAAGACGAATTCAAATGTGGTCTGGACCAAGGCATTCAAGTGCTCGAAGGTTTGTATGTCCCCCCAGCCTGAGCCTAGCAAAGATGAACACTCTGACACCAAAGTTGCAGGGCCAGCCATCGACAGTGACCGTCCCTTTGACAAGCCTCGTGTGGAGGTTGATAATTGCAAGGCATCTTCTGCATTTGGTTGCAgagaaaatattcaaacatcAGAGTTTGTGATGGATCCCAATATGGGGGAGCTTGACTTCTCTGATCTTATCAACTCTTACTTTCCAGATTCATGTGGCCTCGAGTATAGCAACGACAATAACCATGAATTACCGCAACATTTGGATCAGTCTTTGATGTTTTCCGATGAAATGCTGCCGCACGATTGGACCATCATGAGCAATTATGTTCAACCGAGCATGGCACCCGACTTCCATTGCTTGGCTTCAATCCTTGATTCCAAAGGGGAATGA